GGCAGCGGGCGCGCGAAACTTCTGGTTCAGATTTCGAGGTCGAGCCTTGGCTTCCAGAACGGTCGGAAGAGCTCGATCTTGGGGCAGCGGTTCATGACGACCTTGAGACCTGCGTCTTCGGCCAGGGCGGCGGCCTTGTCGTCATAGACACCGATCTGACCCCAAAGCACTTTTGCCCCGATGGCGATGGCTTTCTCGGCGAAGCCGTAAAGCTCCTCTTTGGGTCGGAAGACATCCACCATGTCGACCGGCTGGTCGATTTCCTCCAGAGAATGATAGACCTTCAATCCCCGGATTTCGGAGACATTCGGGTTGGGATTGACGGGCAGAATGTCATAGCCGATCTCGCTCAGCTGGCGCAGCACGCCATAGCTGAACTTGGTCTTGTCCGCACTGGCCCCGACCATGGCGATGGTTTTGACCGACTTCAGGATGTCGGCAATGTATGACGGGTCGTAATCGTAAATGTGATCGATGTCGGCTTCGGGCATGACTCAGCTTTCTTTTGTCTGCTCCAACGCATCGCCAATTGATGGCCTTGGCGTGGCGATGTCCGCCTTGAGTTCGTGCGGCTGCAGCGGGTCGAGGAAGGGGTTGCGATAGAGCGTGTCGTGACTTTCCACCCCAATTTCCAGCGTGATGTCGGAGGTCGCGCGGGCCACGCAGAGGATCACGTAGCCGTTGGCAATCTGCCGGTTGTTGAGGGCCACCTGCCGACGCTGGTCCACTTCACCTGCCGTGAGTTTGGCCGCGCAGGTGATGCAGCCGCCGTATTCACAGCCATAGGGCAGATCGACGCCCTGGTCGCGCAACTGTTCCAGCAGCGGGCGGCGGGCGTTGACCTGGAAGGATGCGCCCTCGCGGTTGGCGATCGTGACGGTGTGGGTCGTCATAGCCAGATGTCGCTTGTGCAATCGCCGCCCGGATAGCGCATTTCGTGGCAGCGCGAGGGGCCGTTCGGCTCTTTCCCGAAATCAACGATGAAATCCGGGTTGATTTTCATGCCACCGTTTTCCGGATCGCAATCGATCATCACCATGACCCCGCCCTTTTCGCGGATCTCCGGGTAGAACTGGTTGTCCCATGTGGAAAACAGGCTGGTCGTCACATAAAGCCTGCGTCCGTCGAGGCTCAGCTGGAACATCTGCGGGCCGCCCGCCATTTCGACGCCATTGACCACCGGCGCCTTGTTCAAAAGCCCGCCCATAAAGACCTGCCCGGTCAGTTTCGGGTTGTGCGGGTCGGTGATGTCATACTGGCGCATGTCGCCATGCAGCCAGTTATTCAGGTAGAGGTACTTGTCATCCATCGAGACCAGGATCGCCGACATCACACCAGGCAGCGGGATCGGCCAGTCGGGGTGCATCTCGTTTTCGACATCGATGATCTTTTCCCATTGCCACTTGCCCGCACCGTCCTTCCACCAGTGGATGACATTGGTGGACAGGGCCGCGCCGCAGAACCCATGAGTGCTGTCGGGGTTGTGGTGGAACTTTACCTCCAGCGGAAGCAATCCATCCTCGCCCAGATAGAAACTCTCGACGGGCTCGCGCTTCTCGAAATCCCAGAAGTGCAATTCGCGCCCGTATTTGAGATGCCCGACCTCCTCAAGGTCGAACCCCGGCATGAAGGTATTTGGCGCGGCCCATTCGCTGCTCACCATCACGTTGTGGCGCGGCTGATACCAGAAATCATAGCCGAACTTGATGTCGCCCATCGAGTTTTCCCATCGGCCGACGATGTTGAAATCCTTGTTCAGGTGCAGGTATCCGCCCGGTGCCTCGCCCTTGGCATCGCCGAGGAACGAGATGATGATCTCACTCCCCAGACAATGCACCGTGTGCGGCCCCGACAAATCCGCCTTGGCCTTGATCTCGGCCCCGTCGATGACCTTGTGCAGGCGCGGCGCGCGGGGATCGGTGGCGGTATCGACGATATGCAGCTTGTTGGAGCGCACACCGGGCAGGATCAGGTATTTGCGGGACATCGAGCCATCGTCATGACAGGACGAGCAGGCGTTCCAGCCCATGTGATGCAACTCGTCCCCGATGCCCGGCATTTCCAGCCGGTGAATGACCTGACTATACGTCGGACTGTCCGGGTCCACATCCACAGTCGCCAGATAATCCGGCTTCTGAATGCCCGTGCCAGTGTAAATCGCAATCGTATAAAGCAGCTTCTCACGCGGTGCCTCAATCGCCGCCTGAGGGGACGCATAGCCCGGCCCACAACACTCCATTGATTATCCTCCCAGTGCCTGCCAATTCGGCGGGCGTTTTTCGATGAAAGCCCCGATGCCTTCCTCTGCATCCGGTTTCATCATATTGGCGACCATGACCTGCGATGCGTAATCATAGGCGTCTTGCAGCGTCATCTCGGCCTGTTTGTAAAAGGCCTCTTTCCCGATCCTCAGGGTGGCCGGCGCTTTCGAAGCGATCTTGTTTGCCAACGCCTCTGTTTCGGTTGTCAAATTCTGAGGCGTGGTGATTTTGTTCAACAAACCAAACCCGGCGGCATCCTCAGCTGACAACATATCACCGGTCAAAAGCATTTCCATCGCACGCTTGCGCGACACATTGCGGCTGAGAGCGACCATCGGGGTGGAACAGAAAAGGCCAATATTGACGCCGGGGGGTAGCGAAACGCGCATCACTTGCCGCGACGGCCAGATCGCAGCTTGCCACAAGCTGACACCCGGCGGCGGTGGCTATGCCATGAACCTGCGCAATCACAGGCTTGGGGCAGGTCACAATCGATTGCATCAGGCGCGAACAGGCCGACATTGTTTGCTGGAAAAACTCTTTTCCCTTGTCCGGTCTGCTGCGGGCCGCCGTCATTTCCTTCAAGTCATGGCCGGCACAAAAGGCAGGCCCATTGCCCGCGATAATGATGACGTGGATGCTGTTATCAGTGCCAAGCGCGTGCAGTGTCTTATGCAGTTGCTCCAGCATGGCAAGGGACAGGCTATTGCGCGCAGCCGGACGGTTGAGCGTCAAGCGCGCAACCTTGTTTGATGTTTCACAAAGCACAATATCGCTGCCAATTTCCATGCTCAGTCCCTCAGCAATCCGCGCGCGATCACCAGTTTCATGATCTCGTTGGTGCCGGCGTAAATCCGTTCAATCCGGTTGTCGCGGTACATGCGCTCCATCGGGTATTCAGACATCACCCCATAGCCGCCGAAAAGCTGCAGACAGCGGTCGATGATCTTTGCCTGCAGATCGGTCAGCCAGTATTTCGCCATCGAGGCCTTTTCGGTGGTCAGATTGCCTTCGAGATGTTCCGAAATGCAGGCATCGAGGAATGTCTTGGCAATTGTCGCCTCGGTTGCGCACTCGGCCAGCACGAACTGGGTGTTCTGAAAGTCAGCGAGTTTTTTCCCAAATGCTGACCGCTCGGCGACGTAGTTCAGGGTGACGCGCAGGACGCGCTCGATCCGCGCCACAGCATAGACACCGATCAGCAGCCGCTCTTGCGGCAATTGCTGCATCATTTGTACAAAACCCTGCCCTTCTTCTGCGCCCAACAGGGCCGAAGCAGGAACGCGCATATCGTCAAAGAAGAGCTCTGACGTGTCGTTCGACTTCATCCCCAGCTTGTCGAGATTGCGCCCCCGCCGGAAACCCTCGAGCCCATCGGTTTCCACCAGAAACAGGGAAATGCCACGCCCGCCCACCTTTGGCTCGGTCTTGGCCGCGACAATGATCATGTTCGCCAGCGCGCCATTGGTGATGAAGGTCTTCGAGCCGGAAATCCTGTAATGATTGCCATCCTTGACAGCGGTCGTCTTGATGTTCTGCAAATCTGATCCGGCGCCGGGTTCGGTCATCGCAATGGCGCCGATCAGATCGCCCGAGATCATGCGCGGGGGGAGACGCTTTTTCTGATCTTCGGAACCGTAGTGAATGAGATACGGGATCACGATCGAGTTGTGCAGACCGCCGCCCCAGCCATCAATCCCGGCCAGATTGCCTTGATAGGCAATGACCGCATCATGCGCGAAGCTGCCGCCCAAGCCGCCATAGTCTTCGGGCACCTCCGCACCCAGCAAGCCCATTTCACCCGCCTTCAGCCACAAGTCACGCGGAAAAGATCCCTGCGCTTCCCACTCTTCATAATGCGGCAAACACTCCCGTTCGTAAAACTGTGCACAGGCGTCCGAAAGCATCAAAAGCTCTTCGTCCATCCAGGGTGAAGTGGGGAGAGTAAGGTCTGGCATACTTTACCTGCATCGTGATCCGATACCCAGTTCCCTACCCGCAGAGTGTCAGCACCAACAAATCCCAATTGGCTATTCCCATAATGTGGATTTGCGATTGCCTTTCGCGCCGCGCGGCTCAGTTGATGTCCTTCAACATCACACCGCCGCGCCAGTTGCCTTCCTTCACCTCGGCGATCAATGTCTGACGCACGATGTCATATGCTGCGGTCGCTGCGGAGGACAGCGGGCGGTTGGTCGGCACCGCCAAACAGACAGTACGCGACAAGCCCGGATTGACGATCCGCCGTGCATCCAGATCGCCCGAGAACCACAGATCGGCCATCGATGGCCAATTCAACACGGTGGACCCGATGCCCGCCTTCACCATGCTGCGGATGGTCAAAAGCGACTGCTGTTCATAGGCCACGGTCAGTTGCCCGCCGATCTTCATCATGCTGTTTTCGAGCGCCCGGCGCACGTTGACCTTACGGTTTGGCATGATCAGCGGCAGATTTTGCAACTCTATCAGATCGATGTCCGATGTGTCCGGCTCTCCCGACCGCTTGCTGAACAGAAAGAGATATTCCTCGAACACCGGTTCGATGGAAACGTTCTGAAGGTTGCCGACATTGGCCAGCAGCCCGAAATCGACCTTGCCCGCGTCGATGGTCTGACCGGTTTCATAGCCCAGACCGTCCTCGATCCTGACAGAGATGCCGGGATAGGCATCACTGACATTCTTCACGATGGGCGCGGCGAGATGCGACGCCATGCCCACGGGCAGTGCCATGGTGATCTGACCGGTCAGCATGTCCGTGCCGGATTTGGCGTCTGCCCTGGCAAGGTTTACCTGTTCGAGAACGTTCTTGGCGCGGGAATAGAACCGCTGGCCCGATGCTGTCACCTTCGTCCCTGCAGGACCACGCTCAAGCAGTTGGCACTCCAGTTCCTTCTCAAGATCCGAGATTTGGCGGCTCAGCGCGGGCTGGGCAACACTAAGTTCCCTGGCCGCCGAAATGAAGCCTCCGTGCTCAACGACGCCGCAGAAATACTGAAGCTGGGTCAGCTTCATCTTCGCCTCCCTCTGGCAATGCTGCATTGTGATTGGTTGTATGTTTCCTATGCCTTCTGGATAAACTTAGCCCCGAAAATCGCGACTTTTCAAGAAATTCCACCCGGTTTCGCGCAATGCCGCGCTTGAGTCATAGTCAATTGCTATCGGGTATATGCCGTGAAACAATTAGTTTCGCCCTGTGAAAACGGTAGGATTTTGTTCAGGACGCAGGCCGCAGACCTGCGCGTATCAAATGGGAGGACCCAATGAGACCAATCAAGAAGCTGCTAGGCGCTGCGCTGGTCGCTGGCCTGTCCGTAACGGCCGGAGTCCAAGTCGCTGCCGCCGATGAATATCCAACAAAACCGATCGAGATGATCATCGGCTTCAATCCCGGTGGGTTTTCGGATGCCATGGCGCGCAAACTGTCCGAACCCCTTACGGAAGAGTTGGGACAGACGATCGTGCACACCTACATGGGCGGTGCCGGCAGCAGCATTGCGGCAACCGCCGTCAAGGAGAAACCTGCCGACGGTTATACGTTGGTGGTGGGCACCAGCCTAACCTTCGGCTTCAACCCCCTTCAGGGCGAGGTCGCCTATACAAAGGAAGATTTCGACTATCTCCTGACCATGGCGCGGTTCGAAACCTCATTCGTATCGCTTGCCGACAAGCCCTGGACCGACCTGACCTCGATGCTTGAACATGCCAAGGAAACCGGCATCCCGCTGAAGTTCGGCTCGCTCGGCCCTGCCGACCGGTTGCAGATTGACGCGATTACCAAGGCGACGGGTGTTACGATCATTCCGCTGCCGATCAAGGGCGGCGCCAACATGATGCAGTCGATCCTGGGCGGTCACGTTGATTTCGGGCTGAGTGGTGGCCCTCATGTCCAATATGTGAAATCGGGTGAGATGATCGTGCTTGCGGCCTCCGGCTCCGAGCCGCTGAACGCGACACCGGATGCGCCGACCATGTCCAGCCTCGGCTATCCGGCGGTCAGCTATAACTCGGTAATCGCCGCACCCAAGGGACTGCCCGAAGATGTGCGCGCCAAACTGGAACAGGCTCTGCTTGACGCGGCGAACTCGGGCGAGTTCCAGGAACTTGTGCAGGGCCGTTTTGTGGGTATCACGCCGATGAACGGGGCCGAGACGGCTGCCTCAATCGATGCGATCAGTGCTGCGATGGAAGCTGTGATGAGCGACTCCGGCAGCTGATCGGGATCGCCAGGGCAGGAGTTGAGCCGGTGCCGTTGACCAACCGAAACATTGCGTCGATCGTGATTGCCGTCTTGTCTGGATTTGCATTGTGGTTGCTTCCTGACCATGTGCGCGGAGACAATCGACTCTTTGGGTCAAATGGAACTCTGCTTCCTGCCCTGGCTCTTGCCATTATCCTTGGGCTTTCGGCACTGGAAGTATTGCAGAGCCTGCTGGCCGCAAGGCGCAGCCGGATGCCCCATGCCGAGGATGTAGCCATCGGGCGCGCGGCGCTGTTCGGCATGCTGCTGGTAACGCTGCTTGCCGGGGTGTTCGCCGTCCTGCTGCGCCCGGTCGGATATGTGCCTGTCGCGCTTCTTCTGGTGTCGGCCCTGATGGTGGGAACAGGCGGGCGTCGCCCGCTGGTTGTTCTGGCAGTGTCGGCTGTTGCGGTGGCAATCCTCGTTGTGGGCTTGCGCTTCGGTCTGGGCGTTCATCTGCAACTCTGGCCCTCCGCAAACCTGTGGGGAGGTTGACCATGGACGCCTTGCTTGCAGGTATCCAGAACGCATTCGCGCTTGGGCCGCTTCTGGCGATCGCCGCCGGAGTCTCGATCGGCATCTTCATGGGCGCCGTGCCGGGGCTGACCGCTGCCATGGCGATTGCGCTTCTGGCACCGATCACCTTCGGAATGGACCCGCTGACGGCCGTGGCCTTCCTGATCGGTATCTACAAGGGAGGCACCTTTGGCGGGTCAATATCGGCGATCCTGCTGAACGTGCCCGGATCGCCGGAGGCCACGGCGACCGCCTTTGACGGCTACCCCCTGTCAAAATCCGGGCGGGCGAAACAAGCGCTTCAAATGGCGCTTTTCGCGTCGGTCTGCGGCGCGATCCTGGCGGATCTGATGCTTTATGCTGTGGCAGGGCCATTTTCGAAGATCGCGCTCAAGTTCGGTCCGGCCGAACTGACCTTCGTGGTGCTCTTTGCCTTTACCTTTGTGGCTGGCCTTACCGGCGGGTCGCTGGCGCGAGGGCTGATCGCCTGCGCTTTTGGCGTGCTTTGCGCGATGGTGGGCCTTGACCCGATGTCGGCCTCGCCGCGGATGACTTTCGGGATCGTTGAATTGCTGGACGGGTTGCCGCTGATCCCCATCGCCATCGGTATGCTGGGGCTGGCCGAGGTCATGGTTGCAGCCGAACGCGCATTTCTGCGCCGCAAAGAGGTTTCCTCGGACACTGAAAGCAGCCCGATCAGCGCCACCAGCGGCCCGCATTTGTCGCTGCCCGAGTTTGCCCGCCACTGGAAGACCGTGCTGCGCTCCAGCCTGATCGGTTCGGCCATTGGCGCGCTTCCGGGCATCGGCGCATCGCTGGCGGCCTTTATCGGCTATGGCACGGCGCAGAAATATTCGAAAACCCCTGAGAAATTCGGCAAAGGAACCCTTGATGGCGTCGCCGCGCCCGAGGCGGCGAATTCCGCCGTGGTTGGTGGCAGCTTCGTGCCGCTTCTGACGCTGGGCATCCCCGGCAACGTGACCACCGCGTTGCTGATCGGCACATTTCTGGTTCACGGGATCGAGCCGGGCCCGCATGTGTTCAAGACCGAACCGGCGCTGATATACGGCATTTTCACGATCCTTTTCGTCGCGAATTTCTTCAATCTTGCGATTGGGCTCATGGGCAGCGGGCTTTATGCGCATATCGTGAAAGCCCCCGAATATGTCAGCTATTCGATCATCGGCCTGACCTGCATGACGGGCGTTTTCGCCTCCACCAACAGTATTGTCAGCCTCTACATCATGATCATCTTTGCGGTGATCGGATACCTGATGAAGAAATTCGACTATTCCTTTGTCGCGTTCCTGATCGGCTTTGTGCTCGCCCCCGAATTCGAAGTGTCCTTCCGTTCATTCCTGCTGGTCGCGCAAGGTGATCCGTTGGGGCTGTTGATGACGCGCCCGATTGCGCTGGCGTTCTGCCTGCTGACCATCGTCGCCGTGCTTCGGATCGTCTGGAGCGAACACCAAAGAAGAACACGCAGCGCCACCTCTCTGAAAAACACGCCGGACCCGTCTTCCGGCCAAAAAAACCCATAGAAACGGAGTTTTGCCATGAACGCCCACACCAGGATCCGCGGCGGAGCGCTTCTTGCCCGTGCATTGAAGGAAAAGGGCGTGGAACATGCCTTTACGCTTGCGGGCGGGTTCTGCAATCCCGCGCTTGAGGGGTTCATGGAATGCCAGATGCCGATCATCAACTGCCCGCACGAACAGGTGGCGGGGCATCTGGCGGATGGGCATAGCCGGATCACGCGCAAGCCGAGCGTCTGCCTTGTGGGGCCGGAGGGCTTCGCCAATGCGGTGCCCGCCATGCTTGAAGCCTGGGGCGAGCGCACGCCGGTGATTTTTATCACCGGGTCCTCGACGCTCAAGCGGCAGGGCGCGGGCGGGTTCAAGGAAATCGACGATGTGGCGATTGCTGCGCCTCTCACCAAGTATTCGGTCCAGATCACCGATGGCTCGCGGATCAGCGAATTCGTCGATCGCGCCTGGCAGGCAGCGACCACGGGTTATCCCGGTCCGGTCCATCTTTCGTTGCCGGTTGATATCATGTTCTCCTCGTTTGAGGAGGACGCAGGCCGGAACGAGCGCCCCTTCGATCGCAGCGACAAGCCCGTGCCCCGCGCCTGGCCGGATCCGGCGCAGCTTGATGTGGTTCTGGGCCTTATCCGCAATGCCGAACGGCCGGTGATCATCGGCGGTCACGGCACCTGGTGGTCGGGGGGCGAAGAGGCTCTGGCGCGGGCGGGTGAGACGCTGCGCATACCGATATTCAACGTGCCTTATCACACAAAGATGTTGGGCGAAGGGTGCGACGCCTATATGGGGCTGGCGGATTTCCACCAATACCACCCGTCCAAACCCGCGATCCACGAGGCGGATGTGGTGGTGATGGTCGGCTGTCGGCTCGACAACCAGATGAACTTTGGGAACCCGCCGTTCATCCAACCCGAAACCAAGTTGATCTGTGTGAACGGCAGCCACGAAGAGCTGGATTACAACATCGGCGCGGATGTGCCCTTGCTTTCTGATCCCGGAGCCTTCCTGACCGCGCTTGAGGGGCTGAAAAAGACCTGGGAGCCATGGCTTGATCTGCAAATACAGCGGCGCAGGGACTGGGTGCGGGAATGGTCCGATCACATCGCCGCCGAGACGGCGACGGACGAGGCCGAAGGCCGCAAGATGCATCCCTTGCAACTGGCGCTGGATGTACAAGAGGCGATGAAGGACGGCGACTGGCTGGTCTTCGACGGCGGTAACACCCATTTCTGGAACGAGATCGCCACCAATATCGCCGCCGCGCGAGGCCGGGTACTGGGCGGCATCCTGCATCCGGGCAATTATTCGCTTCTGGGTGTCGGCGTGTCCTTTGCGTTGGCCGCCAAGAACCTCAACCGTGACAAGACAACCGTTCTGGTGACCGGCGACGGCGCGTTTCTGTCAGGCGGGCTGTCGATCGAAACCTGCTTTCAAGAGAACATTCCCATCGTTGTGGTGGTCGATAACAATGGCGGGCTGGACTGTATCAGCCAGCAGCAGGAACGGCTGTTTTCAAACCGGCAGCATTATGCGACCGATTTCCGCGACATCCCGTTCCACAGCATGTTCGAGGGTCTCGGCGGCCACGGCGAACTGGTTACGCGGCGCGCGGACCTGGCCGGTGCCCTGGAACGTGCCATCGCGTCCGGCAAGACGGCCTGCATCAACGTCAAGTGTCGGGGTGTGATCAGTCCGATCGTCGCCGCGACCTCGGACAAGCGCGACAAGGCCTCGATCGAGTGATGGCGACCGTTTCCTCGCATATTTTGAACGCTGTTGACGGAACCCATGCGGCCGGTGTCGCGGTGCGTTTGATCAATCTGGGGACCGGTGAGACGCTGTTTGACACCATGACAGACGCGGGAGGGCGGTTGAAAGAAGTGGTCTCGCGCATTGACCGCGACGCCGAGTACGAATTGACCTTTGATGTTGGAGCATACTGGGTCGCGCGCGGCATCGCCCCGCGTATGCGAGAGATCGTGCTGCGGTTCGGCATGCCCGACGACGACGGCACCTATCATTCCCCTATCATCGCCAGTCCGAACGGGTATTCCGTCTGGACTTCGGAGTAACCCGCCCCATGCTGGCCCCCGACATCGCGGAAAAGTTGAAGACGATCAGTGGGCCCAAGGGCTGGTTGGGGGGACCCGACACCGCCCGTTACAACGAAGACCCGCGCGGGCGTGTCACCGGTGCGGCGGAGCTGATCCTGCGACCGGATTCGGCGGACAAGGTGTCGCACATCCTGAAGACCTGCAACGACACCGGAACCGGCATCATCCCCTTCGGTGGCGGAACAGGTGGCGCGAACGGGCATCTCGATCCTTGTGGCAGGCATGTGGTCCTGTCACTGGAACGGATGTCCCGGATCCGGTCTGTCAGCGCCTCTGACAGTGCGATCACGGTCGAGGCCGGGGTAAAGCTGTGCGATATCCACGCCGCCGCAGACGGGATCGGGCGCGTGTTCGGTCTGTCGCTCGCTTCCGAGGGAAGCTGCACCATCGGCGGCAATCTGGCCAGCAACGCGGGCGGGGTGCGGACCCTGCGCTATGGCAATGCTCGCGACCTTTGCTTGGGGATCGAAGCCGTGATGGCGGACGGGTCTGTCCTTAGCAGCCTTGCCCCGCTGCGCAAGGACAACACCGGCTACGACCTGCGCCACCTGTTGATCGGGTCCGAGGGCACGCTTGGCATCATCACCGCCGCCACGCTGAAGCTGTCGCCCGCAACGCAGAGCCGGGACACGCTGTTTTGCGCCGTCCCCTCGCCCGGGGCCGCTCTCGACTTGCTCAATAC
The window above is part of the Ruegeria pomeroyi DSS-3 genome. Proteins encoded here:
- a CDS encoding LysR family transcriptional regulator, with amino-acid sequence MKLTQLQYFCGVVEHGGFISAARELSVAQPALSRQISDLEKELECQLLERGPAGTKVTASGQRFYSRAKNVLEQVNLARADAKSGTDMLTGQITMALPVGMASHLAAPIVKNVSDAYPGISVRIEDGLGYETGQTIDAGKVDFGLLANVGNLQNVSIEPVFEEYLFLFSKRSGEPDTSDIDLIELQNLPLIMPNRKVNVRRALENSMMKIGGQLTVAYEQQSLLTIRSMVKAGIGSTVLNWPSMADLWFSGDLDARRIVNPGLSRTVCLAVPTNRPLSSAATAAYDIVRQTLIAEVKEGNWRGGVMLKDIN
- a CDS encoding CoA-binding protein, whose amino-acid sequence is MPEADIDHIYDYDPSYIADILKSVKTIAMVGASADKTKFSYGVLRQLSEIGYDILPVNPNPNVSEIRGLKVYHSLEEIDQPVDMVDVFRPKEELYGFAEKAIAIGAKVLWGQIGVYDDKAAALAEDAGLKVVMNRCPKIELFRPFWKPRLDLEI
- a CDS encoding FAD-binding oxidoreductase, giving the protein MLAPDIAEKLKTISGPKGWLGGPDTARYNEDPRGRVTGAAELILRPDSADKVSHILKTCNDTGTGIIPFGGGTGGANGHLDPCGRHVVLSLERMSRIRSVSASDSAITVEAGVKLCDIHAAADGIGRVFGLSLASEGSCTIGGNLASNAGGVRTLRYGNARDLCLGIEAVMADGSVLSSLAPLRKDNTGYDLRHLLIGSEGTLGIITAATLKLSPATQSRDTLFCAVPSPGAALDLLNTLRDQLGEVVTAFELMSALGLSLALKHFPTLRDPFRDRHDWYVVADIAGPRALSDWLEAALAQAFEAGLIKDAVVAASGAQAADLWALRENAFEYNKLEGVLYSSDTSVPLGQIGDFIDRTARDLAEWDSSLRANFYGHIGDGNIHVNVFAPENARQVFLEHRPDAAARIADIIDTATLDCDGSISAEHGIGRAKVDALKRHGDPVKLAMMRHIKQALDPNGILNPGAVL
- a CDS encoding thiamine pyrophosphate-binding protein — translated: MNAHTRIRGGALLARALKEKGVEHAFTLAGGFCNPALEGFMECQMPIINCPHEQVAGHLADGHSRITRKPSVCLVGPEGFANAVPAMLEAWGERTPVIFITGSSTLKRQGAGGFKEIDDVAIAAPLTKYSVQITDGSRISEFVDRAWQAATTGYPGPVHLSLPVDIMFSSFEEDAGRNERPFDRSDKPVPRAWPDPAQLDVVLGLIRNAERPVIIGGHGTWWSGGEEALARAGETLRIPIFNVPYHTKMLGEGCDAYMGLADFHQYHPSKPAIHEADVVVMVGCRLDNQMNFGNPPFIQPETKLICVNGSHEELDYNIGADVPLLSDPGAFLTALEGLKKTWEPWLDLQIQRRRDWVREWSDHIAAETATDEAEGRKMHPLQLALDVQEAMKDGDWLVFDGGNTHFWNEIATNIAAARGRVLGGILHPGNYSLLGVGVSFALAAKNLNRDKTTVLVTGDGAFLSGGLSIETCFQENIPIVVVVDNNGGLDCISQQQERLFSNRQHYATDFRDIPFHSMFEGLGGHGELVTRRADLAGALERAIASGKTACINVKCRGVISPIVAATSDKRDKASIE
- a CDS encoding tripartite tricarboxylate transporter permease; protein product: MDALLAGIQNAFALGPLLAIAAGVSIGIFMGAVPGLTAAMAIALLAPITFGMDPLTAVAFLIGIYKGGTFGGSISAILLNVPGSPEATATAFDGYPLSKSGRAKQALQMALFASVCGAILADLMLYAVAGPFSKIALKFGPAELTFVVLFAFTFVAGLTGGSLARGLIACAFGVLCAMVGLDPMSASPRMTFGIVELLDGLPLIPIAIGMLGLAEVMVAAERAFLRRKEVSSDTESSPISATSGPHLSLPEFARHWKTVLRSSLIGSAIGALPGIGASLAAFIGYGTAQKYSKTPEKFGKGTLDGVAAPEAANSAVVGGSFVPLLTLGIPGNVTTALLIGTFLVHGIEPGPHVFKTEPALIYGIFTILFVANFFNLAIGLMGSGLYAHIVKAPEYVSYSIIGLTCMTGVFASTNSIVSLYIMIIFAVIGYLMKKFDYSFVAFLIGFVLAPEFEVSFRSFLLVAQGDPLGLLMTRPIALAFCLLTIVAVLRIVWSEHQRRTRSATSLKNTPDPSSGQKNP
- a CDS encoding 2Fe-2S iron-sulfur cluster-binding protein, yielding MTTHTVTIANREGASFQVNARRPLLEQLRDQGVDLPYGCEYGGCITCAAKLTAGEVDQRRQVALNNRQIANGYVILCVARATSDITLEIGVESHDTLYRNPFLDPLQPHELKADIATPRPSIGDALEQTKES
- a CDS encoding tripartite tricarboxylate transporter substrate binding protein, with protein sequence MRPIKKLLGAALVAGLSVTAGVQVAAADEYPTKPIEMIIGFNPGGFSDAMARKLSEPLTEELGQTIVHTYMGGAGSSIAATAVKEKPADGYTLVVGTSLTFGFNPLQGEVAYTKEDFDYLLTMARFETSFVSLADKPWTDLTSMLEHAKETGIPLKFGSLGPADRLQIDAITKATGVTIIPLPIKGGANMMQSILGGHVDFGLSGGPHVQYVKSGEMIVLAASGSEPLNATPDAPTMSSLGYPAVSYNSVIAAPKGLPEDVRAKLEQALLDAANSGEFQELVQGRFVGITPMNGAETAASIDAISAAMEAVMSDSGS
- a CDS encoding acyl-CoA dehydrogenase family protein; the protein is MPDLTLPTSPWMDEELLMLSDACAQFYERECLPHYEEWEAQGSFPRDLWLKAGEMGLLGAEVPEDYGGLGGSFAHDAVIAYQGNLAGIDGWGGGLHNSIVIPYLIHYGSEDQKKRLPPRMISGDLIGAIAMTEPGAGSDLQNIKTTAVKDGNHYRISGSKTFITNGALANMIIVAAKTEPKVGGRGISLFLVETDGLEGFRRGRNLDKLGMKSNDTSELFFDDMRVPASALLGAEEGQGFVQMMQQLPQERLLIGVYAVARIERVLRVTLNYVAERSAFGKKLADFQNTQFVLAECATEATIAKTFLDACISEHLEGNLTTEKASMAKYWLTDLQAKIIDRCLQLFGGYGVMSEYPMERMYRDNRIERIYAGTNEIMKLVIARGLLRD
- a CDS encoding hydroxyisourate hydrolase, whose amino-acid sequence is MATVSSHILNAVDGTHAAGVAVRLINLGTGETLFDTMTDAGGRLKEVVSRIDRDAEYELTFDVGAYWVARGIAPRMREIVLRFGMPDDDGTYHSPIIASPNGYSVWTSE
- a CDS encoding tripartite tricarboxylate transporter TctB family protein, encoding MPLTNRNIASIVIAVLSGFALWLLPDHVRGDNRLFGSNGTLLPALALAIILGLSALEVLQSLLAARRSRMPHAEDVAIGRAALFGMLLVTLLAGVFAVLLRPVGYVPVALLLVSALMVGTGGRRPLVVLAVSAVAVAILVVGLRFGLGVHLQLWPSANLWGG
- a CDS encoding selenium-binding family protein, whose product is MECCGPGYASPQAAIEAPREKLLYTIAIYTGTGIQKPDYLATVDVDPDSPTYSQVIHRLEMPGIGDELHHMGWNACSSCHDDGSMSRKYLILPGVRSNKLHIVDTATDPRAPRLHKVIDGAEIKAKADLSGPHTVHCLGSEIIISFLGDAKGEAPGGYLHLNKDFNIVGRWENSMGDIKFGYDFWYQPRHNVMVSSEWAAPNTFMPGFDLEEVGHLKYGRELHFWDFEKREPVESFYLGEDGLLPLEVKFHHNPDSTHGFCGAALSTNVIHWWKDGAGKWQWEKIIDVENEMHPDWPIPLPGVMSAILVSMDDKYLYLNNWLHGDMRQYDITDPHNPKLTGQVFMGGLLNKAPVVNGVEMAGGPQMFQLSLDGRRLYVTTSLFSTWDNQFYPEIREKGGVMVMIDCDPENGGMKINPDFIVDFGKEPNGPSRCHEMRYPGGDCTSDIWL